The sequence below is a genomic window from Nostoc flagelliforme CCNUN1.
CAACTCAAGTGCGATCGCTAAATACGATTTGTATGTTCTTACTTTGACACTGCCATAGTCAAAAGCTGAAATGGTTACATTTTTGGAAACTAAAAAAATTACACTAACCTTGTAGGAAATTAGGAAGAGTACAGCAAACCGTCACACTAGCTCAAATAAAACAGGACAATAAATTTACACACTTTGACTTACTGCGACTTCATATAGTATCTGTAGTCCCGGTTTGGGAAGTTTTCTGGCAATGCTTGATTGAGATGACAAATGGCACAAATTAAGTTTTGGAAGCTGCCAATAGCATTTCCATAGGATGTTTTTCAGAAACGCGTCAAAATCAAAGAGAAGGATTTTCAGAGAACCCATGCATTTGTTAGATCCAATCAACTTCTCTTTTCCTCTGCTGGCTACCGCAACACAAGCCGCAGACAGTTCAATGGTAGTAGCAGCAGTGTTACTAAGCCTAGTAGTCGTTTATCTCGCCAGCAAAGTTGGTGGAGAGTTATCAAACCAAGTGGGTTTACCGCCTGTCTTAGGCGAACTTGTAGGTGGCGTGGTAGTTGGTATCTCTGTTTTCCACCTTTTAGTGTTTCCAGAAGGCGGCACAGACAGTTCTAACTCTTTGATCATGTCCTTCCTTCAAATCACTGCTGGTTTAACGCCTGAAGCCACTCCAGCCGTGTTTGCAGCGCAGTCTGAGGTGATTTCTGTTTTGGCAGAATTGGGTGTGATCATCCTACTGTTTGAAATCGGCTTGGAATCGAACTTAAAAGACTTAATGGCAGTTGGTATCCAAGCTACTGTCGTTGCAATAGTGGGGGTAGTAGTACCCTTTGCTGCTGGTACTGTGGGGCTGATGACTTTGTTTGGAATTGCTGCTGTACCCGCAATTTTTGCCGGGGCGGCTTTGACTGCCACTAGTATCGGTATTACTTCTAAGGTGCTGTCAGAGTTGGGGCGACTCAATTCTAAAGAAGGACAGATTATTTTGGGTGCTGCCGTAATTGACGACGTTTTGGGAATCATCGTTTTAGCGGTAGTTGCCAGCCTAGCTAAAGATGGCGTGGTGGATGTCAGCAAAGTGATTTATTTGATTATCAGCGCCACTGGTTTTATTTTGGGAGCAATCCTACTAGGCAATGTTTTCAACAAGTCCTTTGTAGCGATCGCTGATAAACTCAAAACACGCGGTGGATTAGTAATACCAGCATTTATCTTCGCCTTTGCTATGGCATACCTTGCTGCCGTCATCCACTTAGAAGCAATTTTAGGAGCTTTTGCGGCGGGTTTAGTTCTAGAAGAGACAGATAAGCGCAAAGAATTGCAAAGGCAAGTCTGTCCCATTGCCGATATGTTAGTGCCAATTTTCTTTGTGACTGTTGGCGCAAAAACCGATTTGGGAGTTTTAAACCCAGCAATTCCCGATAATCGAGAAGGTTTAATTATGGCAACTTTCCTGATCATAGTAGCCATTCTCGGTAAAGTAATCACAGGCTTAAGCGTGTTTGGTCAACCGGAAATCAACCGTTTAGCGATCGGTGTGGGGATGATTCCTAGAGGGGAAGTCGGATTAGTATTTGCTGGTGTCGGTGCAGCCAGTGGCGCTCTATCGAAACCGTTAGGGGCAGCAATTATCATGATGGTTATCTTGACAACCTTTTTAGCCCCTCCTTTGTTACGATTTGTATTTCCAGATCCAAAAACTGTGGATTCAGGCTCAGACCAACTGATTTTAGATGGTTCCTCTGGAACCTCGTTGGTAATTGAACCGCCTCAGTTGAGGGTGCCAGCATCAACTGACAGTGGAAATTTGGAAGTAACCCCAGAATCTAGCGATCGCTAATCAAAGTCTTCGGTAAACTCTTACTGAGTTCTGAGTGATTTACGCTCAGAACTCAGGAATCTGAATTCAGTACTACCACCATACTTTGAAGATTTTGCGATTATGCAGTGGAAACTTCTCTCCCTAAATTTCCGTCCCGTCTGATTGTAGAATAATCGTCTGTTTATAATTTCTACCAGCATTTAGAATGTTATTTATTTCTAGTCTCCCTTGGCTTGTGAGCCTTTATTTGAATATTTTCCAGGTAATTGGGGAGTAACACCCATAAATTTTGCTAGATCATCTGACAGGAATGGGAATTATCTATTTAGTACATTGATGGCGAAAAACAAAAAACAGTTATCAGTGAACGGTTATCAGTTATTAGTTTTCTAGCTTCTTTGAGAGCCGAAGTTTCTACCTCTAAAGGTGGAAAACTTTACATGGGGATTTAGTCCCAATATGAAACCTGATAACTGATTTAAGCGCGTATTTATACCAGCTTAAAAAATCAAAAAAGGCATCAGAGGTCAAGTTTAGGTGGTAACGGTGTGATGATTTACCAATGAGTTGAGATGTTGGCCAGAAATCAAAAGGTACAGAGCAAATAAATTTATTTATGGGCTTGGTAAATTTTTGACTTTTGACTTTTGACTTTTGACTTCCCCGAAGGGGCTGACGGCTCCCATGAACGTGAATTAGGAGAAAGGACTGTGAAATTACACTGGTTACTACCCAGCACTATTGGAACTATCTTCATGCTATCGTCGCCGGTAATGGCTGCGAGACTTGAATCTTGGCGCTTTGATGCCAATCAAAACAGGCTGGAAATTAATACTGTGGGTGCAGTTCAACCCCAAGCACAACTAATTTTCAACCCGACTCGGTTGGTAATTGATTTGCCAGGGACTACATTTGGGCGTCCGCAGCTAACCCAACAGGTGGGCGGTGGAATTCGCTCGATCCGGGTTGGGCAGTTTGATACAGAAACAACCCGTATAGTTGTCGAACTGACTCCTGGCTATACTTTAGACCCCAAACGAGTGCAATTTGTTGCTACAACTGGCGATCGCTGGACGGTGCAATTACCTAGACCAGAAGTGGATAAAGTAGCCTCATCTCCCACTTTATCTCCCAGAAGTGCCTACACTGTTGTTACCCCAGACTCTGAACCTCAACCTAGTATTTCAAGGGTTGCCACTACTACACGAGGGGCGACTCAAATTGAGAACTTACAAGTAACAGGCGATGGGTTGTTCATTCGCACCAGTGGTGGTAATCCTGCAATTCAGGTAATTCGGAGCCGCGATCGCGCTACCATCTTCATGGACATTTCTGACGCATCTTTATCACCACGTCTGACGCAACAGAATAATATCCCCGTTAACAAACATGGTATTAGCCGCGTCGAATTCACCCGGCTACAAACCCAACCTCCTGGCGTTCGCCTGACTTTACGGGTAGACAAAAATAGCCCCGACTGGCAAGCAAGTAATAGTAACGGTGCTGGATTAGTAATTCTACCTAGTCCCGTTGTCAGATTGCCTGGAAATAATAATTTTGGCAATCAGTCACAACCGCCCTCCTTTCCCAGCAGACCATCTGCTAACAACTCCCCAGCAACAATAGAGTCTGTACAACTGGCTGATAATGGCAGACAACTGCTAATTAGAGGCGACCAAACTTTATCTGCCACGGGAACCTGGGATAGATCCGCAGGTCTGTTCCGTGTCACAATTACCAATGCCAAGTTAGCTCCTAGAGTCACAGGCCCTACTTTTGTTGCCAATAGCCCCATTCTCCGGGTACGTCTGCAACCCCAAGAACCCAACACAGTCGTTGTTTTAGTTCAACCAGCAGCCGGAGTGCAACTTGGGCAACCCAGACAAATTGGTGACCAGCTTTTGGTACCAATACAAGGCTCTCGGCGAATTGTCGCCCTCCCCGGAAGACCCCCCTTTGCTTTACCTGGGCTACCACCGCCAAACCGGGGACCATTCCCAGACCCAAACAATCCCAATCCCCAGCCTTTAAGACAACCACAACGCCCGCTTACTAATGGACGAGTAGTAGTCCTCATTGACCCCGGACATGGCGGTAAAGACCCTGGAGCAGTAGGTCTTGGGGGATTACGCGAAAAGGATATTATTTTGTCTATTGGCAAAAGAATAGCTCAGGTTTTGCAGCAAAATGGCGTACAAGTAGTTATGACGCGAGATTCTGACTATTTCGTTACCCTTCCGGGACGGGTGCAATTAGCAGAGCGAGCGAATGCTGATGTCTTTGTTAGCATTCATGCTAATGCAGTTGGGCCAGGTCGTTCGGATGTCAGTGGCTTAGAAACGTATTATTACGGCAGTGGTTTGGGTCTAGCTCGCACTGTCCATAACAGTATTCTTCAAAATGTAAATGTCAGAGATAGGGGAGTGCGGCGAGCCAGATTTTTTGTCCTCAGAAAAAGTTCTATGCCCTCTATTCTCGTAGAAACAGGTTATTTGACTGGTCGAGATGATAACGCTAAACTCAGAACCTCAGCTTATCAAAATCAAATGGCAGATGCGATCGCTCGTGGCGTTCTTCAGTATCTAAAGAGACGATAAGTAATTTAGTCGAAATTATTGAGTAAATACATCTAATCTTTACCATTTTTATCCAAATTTAGTAGTAAAACAATTTAAGTATTCTTTCGGTGCGGCAGCAGTAGCTTCTTTGTTATTGTCATCTGATGCTTTCCCAGTCAAATTTATATGGACTAATGGATAGCATGGCAAAATCAGAGGAGCGTGCTATATTTTACGCCATTAGCTGTGTCTTAATAACAGCGCAAAACTCAAGTGTGCGCGGTGACGGTGTGAGGATTTGCCAATATGTTGAGATGTTGACGGCTCCCATGAATGTGAATTAGGAGAAAGGACTGTGAAATTACACTGGTTACTATCCAGTACTATTGGAACTATCTTCATGCTGTCGTCGCCGGCAATGGCCGCGAGACTCCAATCTTGGCGTTTTGATACCAACCAAAATCGTCTGGAAATTAATACTTTGGGGAATGTTCAACCCCAAGCACAATTAATTTTTAATCCCACTCGTTTAGTAATTGATTTGCCAGGAACCACATTTGGGCGTCCGCAGTTAACCCAACAGGTGGGCGGAGGAATTCGTGCTATCCGTGTTGGGCAGTTTGACGAACAAACAACGCGCATAGTTGTGGAATTGACTCCTGGTTATACTCTTGACCCTAAGGGAGTACAATTTGTTGGCAGAACTGGCGAATCCCCTGCGGGGACACTTCGTGAACGCTGGATGGTGCAATTACCTACGCCAGTAGCTGAAAATGTATCCTCAAATACTGGGGGGCAACAAGAACAAGCAATAGCAACAGAGATTTCACCGAGAACATCTCCACCACTGTTCCCCCCAAGAAATATTTACAACGTGGTGACAGCAAGCCCTGTCAATCCGCCTAAAAACGGAATGCTTGCCGCCAGAGTTACTCAAATTGAGAACTTACAAGTCACAGGCGATGGTTTTTTCATCCGTACCAATGGTGGTAATCCTCAGATTCAGGTAAATCCTAGCAACGATCAGAGGGCAATTAACATTGATATTGCTGGCGCTACTTTATCACCAAATCTAGGGCAGCGCGATTTACCGATTAATCGCTATGGTGTCAGCCGCATTCAGTTCAGCCAACTACAAACAAGCCCATCTGTTGTTCGCATGACTTTACAGGTGGATGAAAATAGTCAAAATTGGCGAGCAACCACTAGCAGTGTTGGTGGTTTTGTGGTTCTGCCTAGTCGTGGCGTTGCCCAGTTGCCTGGAGGTAATAGTCCACGCCCAATACCATCTACTAACACTTCACCTGCTACAATTCAGTCTGTGCAATTGGCTGGTAATGGTACACAACTACTGATTAGAGGCGACCAAGCTTTATCTGCTACAGGAGGCTGGGATAGAACTTCTGGTCTGTTCCGCATCACCATCAACAATGCTCGGTTAGCTCCCAAGGTTACAGGCCCGACTTTTGATGCTAATAGTCCTATCCTGCGAGTTCGCCTGCAACCACAAGAATCCAATACTGTCGTCGTCTTGGTTCAACCAGCAGCCGGAGTACAAATTGGGGAACTCAATCAGGTTGGCGACCAGCTTTTGGCCTTAGAATTACAACGCTCTAGTAGCGTCACGCCTTCGATTGGTTTACCTCCTCTGCCATCGCCAAATCTAAGTCAATTGCCAAACCCCACAGACAACCCCCCTCCTATCTCCCAGCCACAGCCACGCCCCTCAGTTCCCAGAGGGAAATTACTAGTTGTGATTGACCCAGGACATGGTGGAAAAGACTCAGGTGCCCCAGGTTTGGGCGGACTTTTAGAAAAGGATGTAATCCTGCCTATTGGTAAAAGGGTAGCAGCAATTTTAGAGCAAAATGGTGTACAAGCGGTGCTAACGCGGGATGCTGACTTTTTCGTAGAACTTCAGGGACGGGTAGAAATTGCCGAGCGAGTGAATGCGACTGCATTTGTCAGCATTCACGCTAATTCGGTTGATAATCGTCCTAATGTCAATGGGTTAGAAGTATATTATTATGATAGTGGTTATGCTTTAGCTGAAGTAGTTCGCAATTCCATTCTCCAAAACATCCCTACCATTAAAGACCGAGGAACCCGCAAAGCTAGATTCTACGTTCTCAGGAAAAGCTCTATGCCCTCGATTTTAGTGGAAACAGGCTATATGACTGGTTACGAGGATAATCCTAGATTGGGAACACCAGAGTATCAAAATCAAATGGCAGAAGCGATCGCTCAAGGCATCCTAAAATACTTACAGCGTTAATTGATATAGTACAAATTACTCATTAAAAGGTGGTATTTAGACTTTTTTGGCATCCAGAATTTAGTGGTCAAATTGTAGATTGTCTGCTAAATTCTGTATTTTAAATCCCAAAACCTAAATTAATATCTGCCTGTGTATTCATCTTCGATCTTTGAAGCGAATCTTGACAATTTTTCTGATCAAGAACCCCAACGTGCCCCAATTGGCATTTTTGACAGTGGTGTGGGTGGACTGACGGTACTACGACAAGTATATCGGCACCTCCCTAATGAATCAATTATTTACTTTGGGGATACAGCTAGACTTCCTTACGGTATTCGTTCACAAGCAGAAATTTTACAATTTACGCGCGAAATTCTTACCTGGCTACAACAGGAGCAGGTAAAAATGGTAATTATGGCTTGTAACACCAGTTCTGCGCTAGCCCTTGAAACTGTGCGTCAAGAATTCAACATACCCATTTTGGGAGTAATTCTACCAGGTGCAAAAGCTGCCGTGCAGCAAGGAAAGCGGATTGGTGTAATTGCCACTCCAGCTACGGCTAAAAGTAATGCTTATAAGCACGCTATACTCGAAATTGCCCCTGATGTCCAAGTCTGGCAAGTTGGATGTCCAGAGTTTGTGCCACTCATCGAGCAAAACCGGATTCACGACCCCTACACTGCTGAAGTAGCACGAGCTTACCTAGAGCCTTTATTAGAGCAGGAAATTGACACCTTAGTTCACGGCTGTACCCATTATCCTCACCTTACACCAGTATTGCGATCGCTCCTCCCCTCCCATGTCCAACTGGTTGACCCAGCTATTCATGTCGTAGCAGCTTGTGCCCAAGAGTTAGACTTACTAGGTTTAAAAAATACCCATCTCCCAGTGCCAACTCGCTTCGCTGTTAGTGGTTGTCCGAAACAGTTTTCCCAGTCAGGAGTCCAGTGGCTAGGCTATACCCCAATGGTTGAAGAGGTTTGCTTCACTGATACCGCTATTTCCCAACTCCATTGAAGGAGGCAGGGGGCAGGGGGCAGGGGGCAGGGGGCAGGGGGCAGGGGGCAGGGGGCAGGGAGCAAGGGGAATTTTCCCCTCAGCAAGAGCAGCACCTTGGGCCGAGCCTTTTTTCAATGCCCAATGCCCCATGCCCAATGCCCCATGCCCAATCCCTATTGACTATTAACTGCTTCAGTCACCTTTGCCCTTACTGATGATATCTCCTGCTTGTGTTTTCCTTCGGTAGATGAAGGAAAACTTGTCGGAACAGTCTTTGTACTCGTTCGCTTCGCCAGTGCTAATAACAGGTAGACTGTGAACAAATATCCAGACGCTAAAATAAAAATCATCATAGGTATACTTCCGTAAATCATTGTTCTACTAGCACTTTTCTAAACGAATATAAAATTCCATAAAATTAGTAGAACCTCAGCCAAGCAAGTACTTTCTTGATGGCTGTAGTTTCCTATGGTAAAGTTGCCTATAGAGATAAAATTCTCTACAGACAAATAATTTATTGTCTAATCCCACTTCTTGCAGACCATAGATCCCACAGTAGATTAGATTGCTAAAAGGCAATCTAAAACTATGATTCTTTGCGGTCTACTTGATCTGCTTTATTTTTGCTCACATTGCTGTGAAAGGAGCAATGCTTGCGCTCAACGTGCGCTGAAGACGTGTAGCGGCTTCCCATAGGGATATCGCATAGCTCCAAACCAGGAGTTTCGCGGCTCGTAGGAAAAATAAAAGGAATTATTTCCTTAATTTTAAGCTACGACTAATTATTTTAGACTTACATCACCGAGCCAGTAAAATCAACTACTAGGTGACTTACTTTTTGGGTGTAAATATCTGAAAAATTTAAAATTCCTATATTTTAGCGTAACACAACGACCTTAAATTTTGAGCTTATCCGACTACTAAATTTCAAATTTTTTGAATAGCTACACTCCAGTCCTGAAGAAATTTAGTCTTACTCGTTGGCGATCTATTTAAATCACATCTATATATGTCAATAAGCAATATTGCTTAAATTATTCTTGGAACTGTGGCGGGAAACGCGTACAGGGAAACTACTTAATATAATTTTATCTGATATTCATTGTCATATATTTATAACTCATGTTTTAAGTAACTTAAAACATGAGTTACCAGAAAATAAGCATAATTGCTTATTGACAAACACACCAGTAACCTTAATTATCTCCGATAGACTCATGAAAATGGGATTACCTTATGAAAACTTTGCGCCGGCACAGGGTTATCTTAAAATGAGTGTAGGATATGTAAACTTTCGTAACCTAAGTCAGAGTCCGCCCATCCATGACCCCAGCCACCTCCCTGTTTACCCCTGTGGAAGCAGACCTGCGACTACTAGCAGATAACCTAAAACAGCTAGTTGGAAATCGCCACCCCATTCTGTTTGCAGCAGCCGAACATTTATTCGGTGCTGGGGGAAAGCGTATCAGGCCAGCAATTGTCCTGCTAATATCGCGGGCAACAATGTTAGATCAAGAGATTACACCGCGTCATCGCCGCTTAGCTGAGATTACAGAAATGATTCACACAGCTAGCTTGGTACATGACGATGTGGTTGATGAATCAGACGTGCGGCGAGGCGTTCCTACCGTTCATAGTTTGTTCGGTAATCGCATTGCCATATTAGCAGGAGATTTTCTTTTTGCCCAATCGTCCTGGTATTTAGCAAACTTGGACAATTTGGAGGTAGTGAAACTCCTCTCAGAAGTCATTATGGATTTGGCTACTGGGGAGATCCAGCAAGGATTGAATCGTTTTGATGCTGGTATTTCTATTGAGACTTACCTCCAAAAGAGTTATTACAAAACAGCTTCATTAATCGCCAACAGTTCTAAAGCTGCTGGGTTACTCAGTGAAGTCTCGCGAGAAACTGTTGAGCATCTATACAGCTACGGTCGTCATTTTGGTATAGCATTTCAAATTGTTGACGACATTCTAGATTTCACCAGCACAACAGATACTTTGGGTAAACCAGTGGGGTCGGATCTTAAAAGTGGTAATCTGACTGCACCTGTTTTATTTGCTTTAGCCCAAAAACCATCCTTAGAAGTGCTGATAGAGCGAGAGTTTGCTCAAGAAGAGGATTTAGAGCAAGCACTAGCACTAATTCAAGATAGTCAAGGCATACAGCAGGCGCGAGAGTTAGCTGCTCACCATGCTAAGTTAGCAATTGAACATCTTGCAGTTCTGCCACCCTCAGAATCCCACCAGGCATTGATTAACATAGCTGAGTACACACTGAGCCGCCTTTTTTAAATCATTTACTAGTTAACAGGTACAAAATGGGACTTTAGACCCCAAGCGAAACCTTCCGCCTGTTCTTAAGTGGAGAAATTTTGCTTAATGGTCAGCTAAATTTGGAAAAATGTTCATTGATAACTGTTTGTTAAGCAATTTTAGATTAGACGAAAAATTAAGCCGATCGCTTGGTTCTTTAAAGAACTAAAAGCTTAGTAACTGGCATTAATTTCTTTTCATCAAAAACTTTTTCAAACAAATTTGAGATTTAAAATTTTGGATGTGGGATTGTATCTAAAAAATCCCACATCCAAGTTTTTTCTATGCAATATCAGGGGGTATCTGTTTAGGCGATCGCTGTTGTCGTAGCTGTTGTTGCATGAGTTTCTCTAGGTCAGCTCGTCGAATTTCAACAGTATGAGTGGTCTTACCCGGCGTCTCCAAAAAAATGATGCTATCTACGGGTTCCAATGCCACCAATTGGAACAAAATATGGGTGACAGGGATAATTTTAGCTAGCATTTGAGGGTCAAGCCCAGCAGGGGAAATTAGAGAGACATCCTGTATGGTAGGGAAAGCGTAAAGAACGCGCTTTTCCAATCCTGGATTAGTAAGATTGCTCAATGTAGTTAAAACCCAGCTTGACTCCGAATTTTGGAGAATATAGTACTGGGAGTGACGTAATTTTTGAGCGATCGCTCTAAGGGCAGGAGCAATTGCTGCAATCAGATTTGGTGTTATACCATCGCGGGGTGCATTGTCAATCAGCAATTGAATTTGTGCTTCTAAATCCATAATGACTTGTATACGGCTTTTGGGTAATGGCAATAACATCTATCAAAATGTGAACAATCCCATCGAAGTTGGGAATAATAAAATCAGCCATATTCTCAATATAGGATTGGTCTGCGTTTAGCTTATACGTAAAACCGAAAAAGCCAACACCCACAGTCGTACAGGTTGTATTTAAATACTTAGGGTCTTTTGAAAACCGAGACTATGAATTCAGCCGCAACCGCAACTATTCCATCTGCAAATATTCTGGGAGAAAATTCTAAAGGCGTGGAGGTGATCTTTCAACTCCTGTCCAGGGAGTTTCAACAATCAACCAAAGCTTCGGAACAGAATTGCCACGATGTAGCAACACGTATTACCACCGAAGTATATCGGATTTGCCATGAAAGCAAACGTATCCAAGCTTCTGGATCTGTAGAAAGCTCGGCGATGACCCTAGCTCGGCATAGGCTACAACAGTGTCTCAGGTACTATCAGTTGGGTTCAAATCGGGGCAGGGTAGAATTACACAGTACTCTGAGTGCAATTATTTATCGATACATTAATCCGCCTCAGAAGCAATTGAGTTATCAAGGGCGA
It includes:
- a CDS encoding N-acetylmuramoyl-L-alanine amidase yields the protein MKLHWLLPSTIGTIFMLSSPVMAARLESWRFDANQNRLEINTVGAVQPQAQLIFNPTRLVIDLPGTTFGRPQLTQQVGGGIRSIRVGQFDTETTRIVVELTPGYTLDPKRVQFVATTGDRWTVQLPRPEVDKVASSPTLSPRSAYTVVTPDSEPQPSISRVATTTRGATQIENLQVTGDGLFIRTSGGNPAIQVIRSRDRATIFMDISDASLSPRLTQQNNIPVNKHGISRVEFTRLQTQPPGVRLTLRVDKNSPDWQASNSNGAGLVILPSPVVRLPGNNNFGNQSQPPSFPSRPSANNSPATIESVQLADNGRQLLIRGDQTLSATGTWDRSAGLFRVTITNAKLAPRVTGPTFVANSPILRVRLQPQEPNTVVVLVQPAAGVQLGQPRQIGDQLLVPIQGSRRIVALPGRPPFALPGLPPPNRGPFPDPNNPNPQPLRQPQRPLTNGRVVVLIDPGHGGKDPGAVGLGGLREKDIILSIGKRIAQVLQQNGVQVVMTRDSDYFVTLPGRVQLAERANADVFVSIHANAVGPGRSDVSGLETYYYGSGLGLARTVHNSILQNVNVRDRGVRRARFFVLRKSSMPSILVETGYLTGRDDNAKLRTSAYQNQMADAIARGVLQYLKRR
- the murI gene encoding glutamate racemase produces the protein MYSSSIFEANLDNFSDQEPQRAPIGIFDSGVGGLTVLRQVYRHLPNESIIYFGDTARLPYGIRSQAEILQFTREILTWLQQEQVKMVIMACNTSSALALETVRQEFNIPILGVILPGAKAAVQQGKRIGVIATPATAKSNAYKHAILEIAPDVQVWQVGCPEFVPLIEQNRIHDPYTAEVARAYLEPLLEQEIDTLVHGCTHYPHLTPVLRSLLPSHVQLVDPAIHVVAACAQELDLLGLKNTHLPVPTRFAVSGCPKQFSQSGVQWLGYTPMVEEVCFTDTAISQLH
- a CDS encoding cation:proton antiporter, whose translation is MHLLDPINFSFPLLATATQAADSSMVVAAVLLSLVVVYLASKVGGELSNQVGLPPVLGELVGGVVVGISVFHLLVFPEGGTDSSNSLIMSFLQITAGLTPEATPAVFAAQSEVISVLAELGVIILLFEIGLESNLKDLMAVGIQATVVAIVGVVVPFAAGTVGLMTLFGIAAVPAIFAGAALTATSIGITSKVLSELGRLNSKEGQIILGAAVIDDVLGIIVLAVVASLAKDGVVDVSKVIYLIISATGFILGAILLGNVFNKSFVAIADKLKTRGGLVIPAFIFAFAMAYLAAVIHLEAILGAFAAGLVLEETDKRKELQRQVCPIADMLVPIFFVTVGAKTDLGVLNPAIPDNREGLIMATFLIIVAILGKVITGLSVFGQPEINRLAIGVGMIPRGEVGLVFAGVGAASGALSKPLGAAIIMMVILTTFLAPPLLRFVFPDPKTVDSGSDQLILDGSSGTSLVIEPPQLRVPASTDSGNLEVTPESSDR
- a CDS encoding N-acetylmuramoyl-L-alanine amidase; protein product: MKLHWLLSSTIGTIFMLSSPAMAARLQSWRFDTNQNRLEINTLGNVQPQAQLIFNPTRLVIDLPGTTFGRPQLTQQVGGGIRAIRVGQFDEQTTRIVVELTPGYTLDPKGVQFVGRTGESPAGTLRERWMVQLPTPVAENVSSNTGGQQEQAIATEISPRTSPPLFPPRNIYNVVTASPVNPPKNGMLAARVTQIENLQVTGDGFFIRTNGGNPQIQVNPSNDQRAINIDIAGATLSPNLGQRDLPINRYGVSRIQFSQLQTSPSVVRMTLQVDENSQNWRATTSSVGGFVVLPSRGVAQLPGGNSPRPIPSTNTSPATIQSVQLAGNGTQLLIRGDQALSATGGWDRTSGLFRITINNARLAPKVTGPTFDANSPILRVRLQPQESNTVVVLVQPAAGVQIGELNQVGDQLLALELQRSSSVTPSIGLPPLPSPNLSQLPNPTDNPPPISQPQPRPSVPRGKLLVVIDPGHGGKDSGAPGLGGLLEKDVILPIGKRVAAILEQNGVQAVLTRDADFFVELQGRVEIAERVNATAFVSIHANSVDNRPNVNGLEVYYYDSGYALAEVVRNSILQNIPTIKDRGTRKARFYVLRKSSMPSILVETGYMTGYEDNPRLGTPEYQNQMAEAIAQGILKYLQR
- the sds gene encoding solanesyl diphosphate synthase — protein: MTPATSLFTPVEADLRLLADNLKQLVGNRHPILFAAAEHLFGAGGKRIRPAIVLLISRATMLDQEITPRHRRLAEITEMIHTASLVHDDVVDESDVRRGVPTVHSLFGNRIAILAGDFLFAQSSWYLANLDNLEVVKLLSEVIMDLATGEIQQGLNRFDAGISIETYLQKSYYKTASLIANSSKAAGLLSEVSRETVEHLYSYGRHFGIAFQIVDDILDFTSTTDTLGKPVGSDLKSGNLTAPVLFALAQKPSLEVLIEREFAQEEDLEQALALIQDSQGIQQARELAAHHAKLAIEHLAVLPPSESHQALINIAEYTLSRLF